A genomic stretch from uncultured Cohaesibacter sp. includes:
- a CDS encoding LysR family transcriptional regulator, which translates to MRYFAAVAEHGAIRAASRELNVASSAVNRQILWLEESLGVPLFERVGRRLQLSPAGEILLRHVTHVLRDFEQTTSELDALRGLKRGIVRIASVESVATELLSDLAASFGKSYPDIQLRITVTHSDNIARQIIDSDADIGFCFDPPDEDLLAVNYSHPFEIGAVVNKNHPLAQMDSCCFEDCLDFPIILPSRGLSLRTALDRLLSKTETEPSIFAEVSTLQMMRRLAARDLGVCFQTRIGLNDSLDHSELRFVPLTNEQLHYNTLSILTHQQRKLKLAPAMFLTHAQQFFNNRFS; encoded by the coding sequence TTGCGTTATTTTGCTGCGGTTGCCGAGCATGGTGCAATTCGCGCAGCGAGCCGAGAGCTCAATGTTGCCTCCTCAGCCGTCAACCGACAGATTCTCTGGCTCGAAGAGAGCCTTGGCGTGCCACTGTTCGAACGGGTAGGGCGGCGGTTGCAGCTTTCCCCCGCGGGAGAAATTCTCCTGCGCCATGTCACCCATGTTTTGCGTGATTTCGAGCAGACAACTTCCGAACTGGACGCTCTGCGCGGCCTCAAGCGCGGGATCGTGCGCATTGCCAGCGTGGAAAGCGTCGCCACTGAGCTGCTGTCCGATCTTGCCGCATCCTTTGGCAAGAGCTATCCCGACATCCAGCTCAGGATCACGGTCACCCATTCTGACAATATCGCGCGCCAGATCATCGATTCCGATGCCGATATCGGCTTTTGTTTTGATCCGCCAGATGAAGACCTGCTGGCAGTTAATTATTCCCATCCATTTGAGATTGGTGCTGTGGTGAACAAGAATCACCCACTCGCACAGATGGATTCTTGCTGTTTTGAAGATTGCCTGGATTTCCCGATCATTCTGCCTTCGCGCGGCCTTTCCTTGCGCACAGCTCTGGATCGTTTGCTTTCCAAAACGGAAACAGAGCCATCCATTTTCGCCGAAGTCAGCACACTTCAGATGATGCGCAGGTTGGCAGCCCGCGATCTAGGAGTCTGTTTTCAAACCCGAATTGGGCTGAACGACTCGCTTGATCACTCCGAATTGCGTTTTGTTCCGCTCACCAACGAGCAATTGCACTATAATACGCTGTCTATCTTGACCCATCAGCAACGCAAGCTGAAACTCGCCCCGGCGATGTTCCTGACCCACGCTCAGCAGTTCTTCAACAATCGCTTTTCCTGA
- a CDS encoding TerC family protein — MFPDLLDPTILASLLTLTAMEIVLGIDNVVFISVLVSKLPAQMGKRARAIGILLALVFRIGLLFALSWLIGLTEPVFTLFDHAFSWRDIIMIAGGVFLIYKAMTEIHLELEFSHEEEAKIRTGKTEYVFGAAILQIIIIDLVFSIDSIVTAIGMAEHIEIMIAAMVIAMIIMYAASGPIARFINVHQTTKMLALSFLMLIGFALLGDGLSMHIPRGYIYAMMGFAVLVEFLNIIALDARRRKKLAEMKADHTSESAV, encoded by the coding sequence ATGTTTCCTGATCTGCTAGACCCCACCATTCTGGCTAGCCTGCTCACCCTTACAGCCATGGAAATCGTTTTGGGCATCGACAATGTCGTGTTCATTTCCGTGCTTGTCAGCAAGCTTCCCGCCCAGATGGGTAAGCGCGCCCGCGCCATCGGCATCCTGCTCGCCCTTGTCTTCCGCATTGGCCTCCTGTTTGCCCTTTCCTGGCTGATCGGCCTCACCGAACCCGTCTTCACGCTGTTTGACCATGCCTTTTCGTGGAGAGACATCATCATGATCGCAGGCGGCGTCTTCCTTATCTACAAGGCCATGACAGAAATTCACCTTGAGCTGGAATTCAGTCATGAGGAAGAGGCCAAGATCCGCACCGGAAAAACCGAATATGTCTTCGGCGCAGCCATCCTTCAGATCATAATTATCGATCTGGTCTTCTCCATCGATTCGATTGTCACTGCCATCGGCATGGCCGAGCATATCGAAATCATGATCGCAGCCATGGTGATTGCCATGATCATCATGTATGCCGCTTCAGGCCCCATTGCGCGCTTCATCAATGTGCATCAAACGACCAAGATGCTGGCCCTTAGCTTTCTGATGCTGATTGGTTTTGCTCTGCTGGGCGATGGCCTGAGCATGCATATTCCGCGCGGTTATATCTACGCCATGATGGGCTTTGCGGTTTTGGTCGAGTTTCTCAATATCATCGCTCTGGATGCCAGACGGCGCAAAAAGCTCGCCGAGATGAAAGCCGACCATACATCTGAAAGTGCGGTTTGA
- a CDS encoding DUF2182 domain-containing protein, translating into MQMARFRAEHPDLAAAEAKPRIALFLAIAAASLFAWFYLFAMVVDMAPDMDMRALGPGMSAFNAFNGFESLDPTTRAFIAAVCAPSAAIGHFGMPSQDAWGLQDLIIVFAMWVMMAIAMMLPTAAPILKSYASVQEAKGRKAGPFSVLLLTLGYLSIWIGFAFLATMLQWGLTEIQTMSPVMAPASMVFSASTLLLAGLYQFTAAKQACLLRCQLPFPYFNRRTEKGFFRSFAGSYVMGLEQGLFCTGCTWALMIVMFAVGVMNVIWMAILGLLMAIEKVVPNPWVTRGIGVFLILWGLLVLSISPAGRTILGI; encoded by the coding sequence ATGCAGATGGCCCGCTTCCGTGCGGAACATCCCGATTTAGCAGCCGCTGAAGCCAAACCGCGTATCGCGCTTTTTCTGGCCATAGCAGCAGCCTCGCTTTTTGCCTGGTTCTATCTGTTTGCCATGGTGGTCGATATGGCTCCTGACATGGACATGAGAGCGCTGGGGCCTGGCATGTCAGCCTTTAACGCCTTTAACGGTTTTGAGAGTCTGGACCCGACGACCCGTGCCTTCATCGCCGCAGTATGCGCTCCTTCAGCAGCCATCGGCCACTTCGGGATGCCCAGTCAGGATGCCTGGGGGCTGCAGGATCTGATCATCGTCTTTGCCATGTGGGTCATGATGGCCATAGCCATGATGCTGCCAACTGCGGCTCCAATCCTCAAGAGCTACGCGTCTGTGCAGGAAGCAAAGGGCAGAAAGGCTGGTCCATTTTCCGTGCTTCTGCTAACCCTTGGCTATCTGAGCATATGGATCGGCTTTGCCTTTCTTGCCACCATGCTGCAATGGGGCCTTACGGAAATCCAGACCATGTCGCCAGTAATGGCGCCAGCCTCGATGGTTTTTTCTGCCAGCACGTTGCTGCTCGCGGGCCTTTACCAGTTCACGGCTGCAAAGCAGGCCTGTCTGCTGCGCTGCCAATTGCCCTTTCCCTATTTCAACCGACGCACTGAGAAAGGCTTCTTTCGGTCTTTTGCGGGCTCATACGTCATGGGGCTGGAGCAAGGGCTCTTCTGCACCGGTTGCACATGGGCGCTTATGATCGTCATGTTTGCGGTCGGCGTCATGAATGTCATATGGATGGCGATCCTTGGACTATTGATGGCAATAGAGAAGGTCGTTCCCAATCCATGGGTCACGCGCGGCATCGGGGTTTTCCTTATATTATGGGGACTTTTGGTGCTCTCTATCTCTCCGGCAGGGCGAACAATTCTCGGCATTTGA
- a CDS encoding CDP-alcohol phosphatidyltransferase family protein, translating into MQKQTAFLVHLLTASGAAFALLATLAASNGDWTALFFWLLAAQFVDGIDGPIARKMKVRQILPNWSGNSLDFVIDYATYVFIPAFAFMKADLMPMPYSLIAGAIIVVSGGLYFANDQMKCPSNAFRGFPAVWNGVLFYYFLFTPNPVIGFIAIALLAAAQFIPVEFVHPVRVKSLRPLTLVFVAIWSVFACHVVFNNMVPTSLDRIVLAISGIYLFAIGPLLHFRRIRPAS; encoded by the coding sequence ATGCAAAAACAAACCGCGTTTCTAGTTCATCTGTTGACTGCCTCTGGTGCAGCATTTGCCCTTCTGGCAACATTGGCCGCTTCGAACGGCGATTGGACAGCCTTGTTCTTCTGGCTGCTCGCCGCACAGTTCGTCGATGGCATCGATGGGCCTATTGCGCGCAAGATGAAAGTCAGACAGATTTTGCCAAACTGGAGCGGCAACAGTCTTGATTTCGTCATCGACTATGCGACCTATGTGTTCATTCCCGCTTTTGCCTTCATGAAAGCGGATTTGATGCCGATGCCTTATTCGCTCATAGCTGGCGCCATCATTGTGGTATCTGGCGGTTTGTATTTTGCCAATGATCAGATGAAATGCCCGTCAAACGCATTTCGCGGCTTTCCGGCAGTGTGGAACGGGGTTCTGTTTTACTATTTCCTCTTCACACCAAATCCAGTGATCGGTTTCATCGCCATCGCTTTGCTGGCTGCTGCCCAATTCATTCCCGTCGAATTCGTGCATCCGGTTCGGGTGAAATCCTTGCGCCCGCTCACACTGGTATTCGTGGCCATCTGGTCGGTGTTTGCCTGTCATGTTGTTTTCAATAACATGGTGCCGACATCCTTGGATCGTATTGTCTTGGCGATAAGTGGTATCTATCTGTTCGCCATAGGACCATTACTCCATTTCCGCAGGATTAGACCCGCAAGCTAA